The following DNA comes from Anopheles arabiensis isolate DONGOLA chromosome 3, AaraD3, whole genome shotgun sequence.
CGATCGGTGGCTACCAGCTTGCCAAGCTGAACGGCGCCACCAACATGATCGTGTCGGGCGAGGCACTGATTTCCCTCGTCGGTAACATCACCGTCAACGTGAACGATGTGCTGCGCAATATCTCGTTCGTGTCGAGCAACAAGCAGACGGCCCCGTCCTGCATGTTTGGCAGCATGAACGCCACCATGGATCGGGCATTCGCTTCGCTCGATCAGGCGAGCACGCTGATCAAGAGCATCCAGACGTCTACGTCTTCCCAGAACACTGGCGCTCTCACGTCCTGGGTGATGATGATCCAGACGGCGATGACGGACATCTCCACCTATCTGGACCAGCTGTACAAGGGTGTGGCGGCGGTGCTTGCCTCTGGCCAGCCGCTAACGCAGTCCACCATTCAGGCAAACATCAACCAGGCCGTGCTGTTCAATCTGGCCGGTGCCATTTCGGTAGTGACGACCGCGGAGAAGGGTCTTACCACGACCGTGCGCGCGATTCGCTCCTCGTTCGAGCAGTCGGGCAACATTCTGAACACTTACAGCAACGATCTGAACAATGCGTTGAACTCGGTCAACAATACGCAGAGGGATTACTACAACCAGGTGGTGGGCCGCATTTCCTCCTACCAGGGCAAGATCTCGTGGGAGTTCGGCTGGGGTGTGACCGATATCAAGAACACACTGTCTCGCGTGAACAGCTTCGTCTTCGATCAGGATACGAGCAAAGCGGCCCAGCAGCTGAACATCTCGATCGGTGTCACCAATGCCGCGATCCAGTCCAACTCAGTCATCATCCAGAGCAGCATGATGAGCCAGATGACGCAGATCTTTACCGGCGCGGAATCGTTCGTTCAGACCAACGTAAAGGCGCTGGTGCCGGTGTTTGATAAGTCCCTGTTCGGTCTGGCCGCCACCATGTCGGGGGGTGGCGCGTTCGCTAGCAACTGCAACTTCAAGTACGGTGGCGCCATCACGAACCTCGAGAACAACATGCGGGACGGACTGCAGAAGTGCTTCAACGACTATGCCAACACGGGCTACACGGACTCGTTCGTCAGCGAGTACAACATGGTGATCCGCGAGCAGACGCGTACCATCTCAAATCGCATCAACTTCTGCCTTAATCTGGGCTCCAACACCTCGCCCAAGGTGATCAAGCTTGGCATTGCGGCGTGTCTTTCTGAGGTGAGTTAGTGTTCATAGTAGAAGTGCAATTTCGTTTCCGATTATTCCaaacgtttttcttcttcttcttcttcttcttcttcttcgccccTAGACGATCGCGCTGAGCGATGCCCTGATGAAGGATGTAAGCATCCAGTCGAAGCTGGTCGTGGCAATGATCAATCTCGAGAGCTTGGCAACGGTGCAGCGTGTGGAGAGCTGTGCGGCCATCCTGAACCACGGACTGGTGGCCAAGGCGGCCAAGCTGGATCAGCTGTTGGCTACCTGCCAAACGACCAACCAGTAGTGTAGTAGTAGAGAAA
Coding sequences within:
- the LOC120901785 gene encoding uncharacterized protein LOC120901785; protein product: MGVWSACTVLLIPLLCGLSHGSPDLGLDISIDFVTSNNPNIQSAAGMVSFTTSDLQGAIGGYQLAKLNGATNMIVSGEALISLVGNITVNVNDVLRNISFVSSNKQTAPSCMFGSMNATMDRAFASLDQASTLIKSIQTSTSSQNTGALTSWVMMIQTAMTDISTYLDQLYKGVAAVLASGQPLTQSTIQANINQAVLFNLAGAISVVTTAEKGLTTTVRAIRSSFEQSGNILNTYSNDLNNALNSVNNTQRDYYNQVVGRISSYQGKISWEFGWGVTDIKNTLSRVNSFVFDQDTSKAAQQLNISIGVTNAAIQSNSVIIQSSMMSQMTQIFTGAESFVQTNVKALVPVFDKSLFGLAATMSGGGAFASNCNFKYGGAITNLENNMRDGLQKCFNDYANTGYTDSFVSEYNMVIREQTRTISNRINFCLNLGSNTSPKVIKLGIAACLSETIALSDALMKDVSIQSKLVVAMINLESLATVQRVESCAAILNHGLVAKAAKLDQLLATCQTTNQ